A single Anopheles arabiensis isolate DONGOLA chromosome 2, AaraD3, whole genome shotgun sequence DNA region contains:
- the LOC120897641 gene encoding uncharacterized protein LOC120897641 isoform X2, giving the protein MAYISACAQCALVGDFQLAREHLHEPGLVEPAKTLQRDQRHGHHRLGRRGAHHTLVGCQRIEEGDYVVPRWLHHNGKSGHRQEGSKDVEMYEPRLQDLQQGHQSVR; this is encoded by the exons ATGGCCTATATCTCA GCGTGTGCCCAATGTGCACTGGTGGGTGATTTTCAGCTTGCTCGAGAACACCTGCATGAACCAGGTCTCGTAGAACCGGCGAAAACACTGCAGCGTGATCAGCGTCATGGCCATCATCGTCTCGGTAGGCGTGGTGCGCACCATACGCTTGTTGGTTGCCAACGTATCGAGGAAGGCGATTACGTAGTCCCGCGCTGGCTACATCATAACGGCAAATCCGGCCACCGACAAGAGGGCAGCAAAGACGTAGAAATGTATGAACCACGCCTTCAGGATCTCCAGCAGGGACACCAATCGGTCCGATGA
- the LOC120897641 gene encoding uncharacterized protein LOC120897641 isoform X1 — translation MVGVHTAEACAQCALVGDFQLAREHLHEPGLVEPAKTLQRDQRHGHHRLGRRGAHHTLVGCQRIEEGDYVVPRWLHHNGKSGHRQEGSKDVEMYEPRLQDLQQGHQSVR, via the coding sequence GCGTGTGCCCAATGTGCACTGGTGGGTGATTTTCAGCTTGCTCGAGAACACCTGCATGAACCAGGTCTCGTAGAACCGGCGAAAACACTGCAGCGTGATCAGCGTCATGGCCATCATCGTCTCGGTAGGCGTGGTGCGCACCATACGCTTGTTGGTTGCCAACGTATCGAGGAAGGCGATTACGTAGTCCCGCGCTGGCTACATCATAACGGCAAATCCGGCCACCGACAAGAGGGCAGCAAAGACGTAGAAATGTATGAACCACGCCTTCAGGATCTCCAGCAGGGACACCAATCGGTCCGATGA